The Monodelphis domestica isolate mMonDom1 chromosome 7, mMonDom1.pri, whole genome shotgun sequence genome window below encodes:
- the IGFALS gene encoding insulin-like growth factor-binding protein complex acid labile subunit: protein MAQRKGVIPLAVHLLLLPWAMVCPGARCSSSLEGAAPVEPSDPELLKCPGVCACNYDDYSDELNVYCSSRNLTQLPSDLPGTTKALWLDGNNFTTLPTGAFKNLSGLDFLNLQSSQVSSLEPHAFHGLRALYHLHLERNRLKYLAPNTFLHTQNLVSLSLNNNYFSKVEEGLFAGLSNLWDLNLGWNSLVVLPDTLFHDLPNLRELIMAGNKLAYLQSQLFCSLTELRELDLSGNALRSIKTNVFIKQQKLQKLYLSHNLISTIAPRAFLGLRSLRWLDLSHNRIGVLFEETFLGLHSLHVLRLSNNAIASLRPRTFKDLQILEELQLGHNKIRSLGERTFEGLGQLEVLTLNHNQIQDIKVGAFPGLFHVAVMNLSSNCIKSLPEQVFKGLSKMHSLHLEGSCLTRVQRHTFSGLPGLRRLFLKHNSISMIEDQSLMDLHELLELDLTSNALTLLSSQLFQGLKNLEYLLLSHNQLADLSPDTFSSLPHLFWLDLSHNHIETIADGLFAPLGNLRYLSLKNNSLRAFSPQLPDLEQLWLEGNEWNCSCSLKGLRDFSLQKPSVVPRFVRAIQERDDCQTPVYAYNNLTCQNPLEVAGLDLRDIEEDHFAHC from the exons ATGGCCCAAAGGAAAG GAGTCATTCCCTTGGCAGTGCACCTGCTGCTGCTCCCCTGGGCGATGGTGTGCCCCGGAGCAAGGTGCTCTTCGAGCCTGGAGGGTGCTGCCCCAGTGGAGCCTAGTGATCCAGAGCTCCTAAAATGCCCCGGGGTTTGTGCCTGCAACTATGATGACTACAGTGACGAGCTCAACGTATACTGTAGCTCCAGAAACCTAACCCAGCTCCCCAGCGACCTGCCCGGCACCACCAAGGCTCTGTGGTTGGACGGCAACAACTTCACTACTCTCCCCACTGGCGCCTTCAAAAACCTCTCTGGCCTGGATTTTCTCAACCTGCAGAGCAGCCAGGTGAGCAGCCTGGAGCCACATGCTTTCCATGGGCTCCGGGCCCTCTACCACCTACATCTGGAACGGAACCGGCTAAAATACCTCGCCCCCAATACCTTTCTGCACACCCAGAACCTGGTCTCCCTGAGTCTCAACAATAACTACTTTAGCAAAGTCGAAGAGGGCCTCTTTGCTGGGCTCTCCAACCTCTGGGATCTGAATCTTGGCTGGAACTCACTGGTAGTTCTCCCAGACACGCTGTTCCATGACCTGCCCAACCTCCGGGAGCTTATCATGGCTGGTAACAAGTTGGCTTATTTGCAATCCCAGCTCTTCTGCAGCCTCACTGAGCTCCGGGAATTGGACCTGAGTGGCAATGCGCTCCGGAGCATCAAGACCAATGTCTTCATCAAGCAGCAGAAATTGCAGAAGCTTTACCTAAGCCACAATCTCATCAGCACCATTGCACCCCGagcttttctgggcctcaggtcCTTGCGCTGGCTGGATCTGTCTCACAACCGCATTGGTGTCCTCTTTGAGGAGACCTTCCTGGGCCTCCACAGTTTGCATGTCCTGCGCCTCTCCAACAATGCCATTGCCAGTCTCCGGCCCAGGACCTTCAAAGATCTTCAGATCCTGGAAGAGCTGCAGCTTGGGCACAACAAAATCAGGAGCCTCGGGGAGAGGACATTTGAGGGTCTAGGCCAGCTGGAAGTTCTCACCCTCAACCACAATCAGATCCAGGACATCAAAGTTGGGGCATTCCCTGGCCTCTTCCATGTGGCTGTGATGAACTTGTCCAGCAATTGCATCAAAAGCCTCCCTGAACAGGTCTTCAAGGGTCTCAGCAAAATGCACAGCCTCCACCTTGAGGGCAGCTGCCTCACCAGGGTCCAGCGGCACACATTCTCTGGCCTTCCTGGCTTACGGAGACTCTTCTTGAAGCATAATAGCATTTCCATGATTGAGGACCAGAGCCTGATGGATCTGCATGAACTCTTGGAATTGGACCTCACATCCAATGCGCTGACACTCCTCTCTAGCCAGCTCTTCCAGGGTCTCAAGAACCTGGAGTACCTGCTCCTCTCTCACAACCAGCTGGCAGATCTCTCCCCAGACACCTTCAGCTCCCTCCCGCATTTGTTCTGGCTGGACCTTTCCCATAACCACATTGAAACCATAGCTGATGGCCTATTTGCACCTTTGGGGAACCTTAGGTACCTCAGCCTGAAGAACAACTCTCTGAGGGCCTTCTCTCCCCAGCTCCCAGACCTAGAGCAGCTGTGGCTGGAAGGAAATGAATGGAACTGTAGCTGCTCCCTAAAGGGGCTGAGGGATTTCTCCCTGCAGAAACCCAGTGTGGTACCCCGCTTCGTCCGAGCCATTCAAGAAAGGGATGACTGCCAGACTCCTGTGTATGCTTACAACAATCTCACCTGTCAGAATCCCCTGGAGGTGGCTGGCCTTGACCTTCGTGACATTGAAGAAGACCACTTTGCTCACTGTTAA
- the NUBP2 gene encoding cytosolic Fe-S cluster assembly factor NUBP2 gives MEAAQETRNLTGIRQIILVLSGKGGVGKSTISTELALALRHAGKKVGILDVDLCGPSIPRMLKVQDKAVHQCDNGWVPVFVDQEQTISLMSVGFLLEKPDEAVVWRGPKKNALIKQFVSDVAWGDLDYLIVDTPPGTSDEHISTVEALRPYKPLGAILVTTPQAISVGDVRRELTFCKKTGLRVIGIVENMSGFVCPHCSECTNLFSKGGGEELARHAKVPFLGCVPLDPQLTKSLEEGQDFIQEFPKSPAFPAFISITQQILDGTLAQTS, from the exons AGACAAGAAACCTGACTGGCATCAGACAGATCATCTTGGTCCTTTCAGGAAAAGGTGGGGTAGGGAAAAGCACCATCTCTACAGAGCTGGCCCTGGCCCTCCGGCATGCTGGCAAGAAG GTTGGAATTCTGGACGTGGACCTCTGTGGTCCCAGCATTCCCCGAATGCTCAAAGTACAAGACAAGGCTGTGCACCAGTGTGACAATGGCTGGGTGCCTGTGTTTGTGGACCAAGAGCAAACCATCTCCCTCATGTCTGTGGGCTTCCTACTAGAGAAGCCAGATGAAGCTGTGGTGTGGAGAGGACCCAAGAAAAATG CATTGATAAAACAGTTTGTCTCTGATGTGGCCTGGGGTGACCTGGACTATCTCATTGTGGATACACCACCAGGGACCTCTGATGAGCACATTTCTACTGTGGAAGCCCTTCGCCCTTATAAACCCCTGGGGGCTATTTTGGTTACTACACCCCAG GCAATATCTGTGGGTGATGTTAGGAGAGAACTCACCTTTTGCAAGAAGACAGGGTTGCGAGTAATTGGAATTGTGGAGAATATGAGTGGTTTTGTCTGTCCACATTGTTCG GAGTGCACTAATCTTTTCTCTAAGGGAGGTGGGGAAGAACTGGCCAGACACGCAAAAGTCCCCTTCTTAG GCTGTGTGCCCCTGGATCCTCAGCTTACAAAGAGTTTGGAGGAAGGCCAAGACTTCATCCAAGAATTCCCTAAAAGCCCTGCTTTCCCTGCATTCATTTCTATTACTCAGCAGATCCTGGATGGGACATTGGCTCAGACTTCCTAA